In the Cydia splendana chromosome 2, ilCydSple1.2, whole genome shotgun sequence genome, one interval contains:
- the LOC134801967 gene encoding exosome complex component RRP41 codes for MPGPDLLSSQGLRLDGRRPNELRRIRCKLGVFTQPDGSAYLEQGNTKVLAAVYGPHQAAKSKMNTEGVVVNCQYSMATFSTGERKNRPRGDRKSQEMSMHLRQVLIAAIKTELYPRSQIDIYVEVLQADGSAFCACVNAASLALINAGIPMRAIVCASSASMAWRGAEPQPLVDVGHVEEAAGGVCLTVAAMPTTGSIALLEMSHRLHMDYFDLVLSRAMQGCRDIEAVLDRAVRDHLAEGWTKPDA; via the exons ATGCCCGGGCCTGACTTGTTATCGAGCCAAGGTCTTCGCTTAGACGGCAGAAGACCAAACGAGCTAAGACGAATTCGGTGTAAACTTGGAGTGTTCACACAGCCTGATGGAAGTGCCTATTTGGAACAAGGAAACACCAAGGTCTTAGCCGCTGTATACGGTCCTCATCAG gCAGCTAAATCAAAAATGAACACAGAAGGAGTTGTTGTTAATTGCCAATACAGTATGGCCACATTCTCTACAG GAGAAAGAAAGAACAGGCCCCGTGGTGACCGGAAGTCGCAGGAGATGTCAATGCACCTGAGGCAGGTGCTAATAGCGGCTATCAAGACTGAGTTATACCCTCGCTCACAGATTGACATTTATGTGGAAGTCTTACAG GCAGATGGCAGTGCATTCTGTGCCTGTGTGAACGCAGCGAGCTTAGCACTAATCAATGCAGGCATCCCAATGCGCGCCATTGTGTGCGCGTCGTCTGCCTCCATGGCGTGGCGCGGTGCCGAGCCACAGCCGCTCGTGGATGTGGGCCATGTGGAGGAGGCGGCGGGCGGTGTGTGTCTCACCGTGGCCGCCATGCCCACCACAG GAAGTATAGCTCTTCTGGAGATGTCCCACAGACTGCACATGGACTACTTTGACCTAGTGTTGAGCAGAGCTATGCAGGGCTGCAGAGATATTGAG GCAGTGCTGGACCGAGCAGTAAGAGATCACCTGGCAGAGGGCTGGACTAAGCCAGATGCTTGA
- the LOC134801947 gene encoding tRNA (adenine(37)-N6)-methyltransferase isoform X2: MTENVEHYRNQIALARTEIKNLRQQLSSLKHEHLKEIKAIKEALSELRCANCADSATTVQRNLVEQPSSSSEVDGGIAYRAIGVIETSFQNKRGVPRQPSVLAKARGAVVIDPSIFNNPEHALSGLEEFSHMWIIFHFHATESSNVPAKVSPPRLGGERRGVFATRSPHRPCPIGLSLVKIQSIEGNRIYFFGVDMVNGTPVLDIKPYIPQYDYPVPVFGDTPMSSLVRPPTEGTSDGLDVANLQLDDSYDSRSPRHRQSNPIGDTSPAAGPPPSTLPVSPSPDSPSSVDLLDGSLRSPIRRPDTERGAPDGQERFTPPQSTQLVNLSHDGIRVAPWIANPPTQTYDVRFTDDALSRLVELIGDRAQAFKNNLISLLSEDPRSNYVRTRYPDHEYNCVLEDLSISCVFDVASAVCTIIAVRNADDLQN, translated from the exons ATGACTGAGAATGTAGAGCATTATCGCAATCAAATAGCTTTAGCACGgactgaaataaagaatttaag ACAGCAACTCTCTTCTCTAAAACACGAGCATCTTAAAGAGATTAAAGCGATTAAAGAGGCTCTAAGCGAATTGCGATGTGCCAACTGTGCTGATTCAG CTACAACGGTTCAGAGAAATCTCGTAGAGCAGCCATCTTCTTCGTCAGAAGTAGATGGTGGCATTGCATACCGGGCTATTGGGGTGATTGAGACTTCTTTTCAGAACAAAAGGGGGGTGCCGCGGCAGCCGTCGGTGCTGGCGAAGGCTCGGGGAGCGGTAGTCATTGATCCCAGCATTTTTAACAATCCGGAACATGCTTTGAGTGGGTTAGAAGAGTTTTCACATATGTG GATAATATTCCACTTCCACGCAACAGAGAGCAGCAATGTGCCCGCAAAGGTGTCTCCGCCGCGCCTGGGCGGCGAGCGGCGCGGGGTGTTCGCCACGCGTTCGCCGCACAGGCCCTGCCCAATTGGACTCTCTCTCGTCAAGATACAGAGCATTGAAG GCAACCGAATCTATTTCTTTGGTGTGGACATGGTGAATGGCACTCCAGTCCTCGACATCAAACCATACATCCCGCAGTATGACTACCCTGTTCCGGTGTTCGGAGACACTCCTATGTCATCGCTGGTCCGGCCACCGACGGAAGGCACTAGCGATGGGCTAGATGTTGCAAACTTGCAGCTTGATGACAGCTATGATTCGAGAAG CCCTCGCCATCGCCAATCGAACCCGATCGGCGACACGAGCCCCGCCGCCGGCCCGCCCCCCTCCACCCTCCCCGTGTCCCCCTCCCCGGACTCGCCCTCCTCCGTCGACCTGCTCGACGGCAGCCTGCGGTCTCCCATCCGGCGACCAGATACAGAACGCGGCGCTCCCGATGGTCAAGAGCGCTTCACCCCCCCTCAGTCCACCCAACTTGTCAACCTAAGCCACGACGGCATCAGAGTAGCCCCCTGGATAGCCAACCCGCCTACCCAAACGTACGACGTCCGATTCACCGACGACGCTTTATCACGACTAGTCGAACTCATCGGTGATAGAGCGCAAGCCTTcaaaaacaatttaatcagCTTACTTTCAGAAGACCCGAGGTCTAACTATGTTAGGACCCGGTACCCGGACCATGAATACAACTGCGTATTGGAAGACTTATCTATTAGCTGCGTTTTTGATGTCGCTTCTGCGGTGTGCACTATTATCGCTGTGAGGAACGCCGATGATCTCCAGAATTAA
- the LOC134801947 gene encoding tRNA (adenine(37)-N6)-methyltransferase isoform X1, translated as MTENVEHYRNQIALARTEIKNLRQQLSSLKHEHLKEIKAIKEALSELRCANCADSATTVQRNLVEQPSSSSEVDGGIAYRAIGVIETSFQNKRGVPRQPSVLAKARGAVVIDPSIFNNPEHALSGLEEFSHMWIIFHFHATESSNVPAKVSPPRLGGERRGVFATRSPHRPCPIGLSLVKIQSIEGNRIYFFGVDMVNGTPVLDIKPYIPQYDYPVPVFGDTPMSSLVRPPTEGTSDGLDVANLQLDDSYDSRSLSPRHRQSNPIGDTSPAAGPPPSTLPVSPSPDSPSSVDLLDGSLRSPIRRPDTERGAPDGQERFTPPQSTQLVNLSHDGIRVAPWIANPPTQTYDVRFTDDALSRLVELIGDRAQAFKNNLISLLSEDPRSNYVRTRYPDHEYNCVLEDLSISCVFDVASAVCTIIAVRNADDLQN; from the exons ATGACTGAGAATGTAGAGCATTATCGCAATCAAATAGCTTTAGCACGgactgaaataaagaatttaag ACAGCAACTCTCTTCTCTAAAACACGAGCATCTTAAAGAGATTAAAGCGATTAAAGAGGCTCTAAGCGAATTGCGATGTGCCAACTGTGCTGATTCAG CTACAACGGTTCAGAGAAATCTCGTAGAGCAGCCATCTTCTTCGTCAGAAGTAGATGGTGGCATTGCATACCGGGCTATTGGGGTGATTGAGACTTCTTTTCAGAACAAAAGGGGGGTGCCGCGGCAGCCGTCGGTGCTGGCGAAGGCTCGGGGAGCGGTAGTCATTGATCCCAGCATTTTTAACAATCCGGAACATGCTTTGAGTGGGTTAGAAGAGTTTTCACATATGTG GATAATATTCCACTTCCACGCAACAGAGAGCAGCAATGTGCCCGCAAAGGTGTCTCCGCCGCGCCTGGGCGGCGAGCGGCGCGGGGTGTTCGCCACGCGTTCGCCGCACAGGCCCTGCCCAATTGGACTCTCTCTCGTCAAGATACAGAGCATTGAAG GCAACCGAATCTATTTCTTTGGTGTGGACATGGTGAATGGCACTCCAGTCCTCGACATCAAACCATACATCCCGCAGTATGACTACCCTGTTCCGGTGTTCGGAGACACTCCTATGTCATCGCTGGTCCGGCCACCGACGGAAGGCACTAGCGATGGGCTAGATGTTGCAAACTTGCAGCTTGATGACAGCTATGATTCGAGAAG CCTCAGCCCTCGCCATCGCCAATCGAACCCGATCGGCGACACGAGCCCCGCCGCCGGCCCGCCCCCCTCCACCCTCCCCGTGTCCCCCTCCCCGGACTCGCCCTCCTCCGTCGACCTGCTCGACGGCAGCCTGCGGTCTCCCATCCGGCGACCAGATACAGAACGCGGCGCTCCCGATGGTCAAGAGCGCTTCACCCCCCCTCAGTCCACCCAACTTGTCAACCTAAGCCACGACGGCATCAGAGTAGCCCCCTGGATAGCCAACCCGCCTACCCAAACGTACGACGTCCGATTCACCGACGACGCTTTATCACGACTAGTCGAACTCATCGGTGATAGAGCGCAAGCCTTcaaaaacaatttaatcagCTTACTTTCAGAAGACCCGAGGTCTAACTATGTTAGGACCCGGTACCCGGACCATGAATACAACTGCGTATTGGAAGACTTATCTATTAGCTGCGTTTTTGATGTCGCTTCTGCGGTGTGCACTATTATCGCTGTGAGGAACGCCGATGATCTCCAGAATTAA
- the LOC134801977 gene encoding maternal protein exuperantia — MAMVSEAKVNGGEAEAPTELPPALAEKPAGLPPGKYSLVGWDMDTTGRRLIDEICQIAAYTPKQQYSQYIMPYGDLNPGARRRHNVRVVTVGRYRMLKDTNTHKILKTKSEISALTDFLDWLEKEKGDGSVILIYHEPRRLSPTMLLEALTRYKLLDRFKSIVAGFADSYALAADKCKATVKSVSLRVLARVLLDADSLAVDSALDRAAAAYRIVEHLAQGEQQEVGAGGEGTLRDMVETAREWARPVHTELAALASLKLLLERQNTFRPVFAPLLRSARPERKRVTQLRRLLADAGLLYADLSTAWTDSKLAGLEKQMAALAVTAKEEDIKELIEIFDCHFDPAKEPKGPKPRTPRNRVRGTSAGEAGEGEGEGEGSGSTSESQNSSPHNSPSKTNNDVSAGDSSRQPEAVAAN, encoded by the exons ATGGCAATGGTGTCTGAAGCCAAGGTGAACGGCGGCGAGGCGGAGGCGCCCACCGAGCTGCCACCCGCGCTGGCCGAGAAGCCGGCGGGGCTCCCGCCCGGCAAGTACTCGCTGGTCGGCTGGGACATGGACACCACGGGACGGAGGCTCATTGATGAG ATCTGCCAAATCGCAGCTTACACACCGAAGCAGCAGTACTCGCAGTACATCATGCCGTACGGCGACCTCAACCCGGGAGCGCGGCGCCGCCACAACGTGCGCGTCGTCACCGTCGGCCGGTACCGCATGCTCAAGGACACCAACACCCACAAG ATATTGAAGACAAAGTCTGAGATATCAGCACTAACAGACTTCCTGGACTGGCTGGAGAAGGAAAAAGGAGATGGAAGCGTGATCCTCATCTACCACGAGCCCCGCCGCCTCAGCCCCACCATGCTACTTGAAGCACTCACCAG GTACAAGCTGCTGGACCGCTTCAAGTCGATCGTGGCCGGGTTCGCGGACAGCTACGCGCTGGCGGCCGACAAGTGCAAAGCCACCGTCAAGTCCGTGTCCCTCCGCGTGCTGGCGCGCGTGCTGCTGGACGCGGACTCGCTGGCCGTGGACTCCGCGCTcgaccgcgccgccgccgcctacCGCATCGTCGAGCATCTCGCACAAG GCGAGCAGCAGGAGGTGGGCGCGGGCGGCGAGGGCACGCTGCGCGACATGGTGGAGACGGCTCGCGAGTGGGCGCGGCCGGTGCACACGGAGCTGGCGGCGCTCGCGAGCCTCAAGCTGCTGCTGGAGCGCCAGAACACGTTCCGGCCCGTGTTCGCGCCGCTGCTGCGCTCCGCCCGCCCCGAGCGCAAGCGCGTCACGCAGCTGCGCCGCCTGCTGGCCGACGCCGGCCTGCTCTACGCCGACCTCTCCACCGCCTGGACCGACAGCAAGCTGGCGG GTCTAGAGAAGCAAATGGCGGCCCTCGCGGTGACGGCGAAGGAGGAGGACATCAAGGAGCTGATAGAGATCTTCGACTGCCACTTCGACCCCGCCAAGGAGCCCAAGGGGCCCAAGCCGCGCACGCCACGGAACAGGGTCCGG GGCACTAGCGCAGGCGAGGCGGgtgagggggagggggagggcgAGGGCTCGGGCAGCACGAGCGAGTCGCAGAACAGCTCGCCGCACAACTCGCCCAGCAAGACTAATAATG ACGTGTCAGCAGGGGACTCGTCGCGGCAGCCCGAGGCGGTGGCGGCGAACTAA